ctggctggtttggtcgaccagaccgctgggatttttcCCCGTGGACCCTCGATCGACTAGGTGATTGGAGTACATTTTTACCTCGATCGACCAGATACATTTGACCCCAGGAGGTatcggtcgaccaggagttttAAACTGcattggttcagtcgaccaggaccttggtcaacagttgacccaggtctggttcagtcgaccaggccaaaatgaactgtcttggctggtcgaccgaaagtgcacaatgtgtgcatttcggtcctgtttcaacacacattcaccctattcaagttcctaatacatacaagtgcaaaggtgagtgtcctagggtcatttatgtccaatatcaagacaccgaaaaaattcggtgtcggttgagcaaccctaaggtcattctaagatcatttttagttcgtatttggtttgaacttacaaaataaaccatgcatgtgttgtgtgtgtttattacaaaccaaatatcctaattactattacaaacaaatttcactactaaatattacaattgagaacataaatttgtcttcaagctttgaactttcacgtgccatcaatgtacCTGCTAATATAGACccgcacatgaactagatatttattaaatacgtgagtatttgtcattatcaaaaccgggcgtgaccaataaggtcaacacatggttacattaacaatcatATGCAACATAGTTCATATAACGTTTTCATTCTCGTTGCATTCCTTGTATAACCTGTATCTCATACACATAACATTATTCAacacaaaattttcatttcattcatgccacacaatctagcaataaaattcatacatttcctgtaaaataagtcaacctacatttaacattcatatactgaaaatatacctttaatttcttacataattatcctaaaaaatctttcactttcattagtcaattttcacaaatacatatctaataaaacaatcttaggctcagaaatcataatttaaacggttggcattttaaacccatacgaaaacatatacatatatatacataacataatccatttatccgttTAACTCATAAaacctagtttaatatatattctcccttacctgatttcttgaattacgccaataggAAGCCCGAAAATATGTTTGCGgcactcacccaaaccctgaatcaCAAATCCTAGTtctattaaatcaaccctaaataaaatactattttaacatttccttggCCCATAAATTCCTAATAAACATATAAACTTTCAAATATAATTagtttacttaattccccaaatctcactctcactttggagtgatTCCTAGGACagccaaattgaaaatttactccagccaaaacggcgacgatcgagactaggaccccgtggtggtgcccgattgtCGATATAGATGAAactctaaggagaaattgagtaaaaagtgagggtttaccttttcccaggagtggtgcctacgccgctcccacgacaaatccgctctaatagaaatgtcgatggcggagataggaatccaacggtacctttcgTTTCCCAATCGGCTGAATATCTATCGAGAAAATAGGGAGATGGAGAAGGAAGACGGAGGAGTGAGGCGAGAGCGACTGAGAGACTGAAGAAAGGCATAGGAAGCTCTCCGATTCCAAATTTCGATTTGGAATTGATAATTGAAGatagcttctttaagaagcttttggtttatatatatcatactttaacttatacatattacattaaatttattttcaaatatcatTGATGCAGTTAATGCATTCcacttatatttaattatattatattaatattattactttattatcttactttaaccATTACaacattatattaatattatatatatatatatataaatacccaCATTACTTTatcctatatatatgtatacttatatatctatcctattattaatttaatttaataatgattaattaacaataataataataattttttttgggttactacACTAGTTATGAGAAATCTTGCACCTGTAAAACCGCCACCTGTTCATATATCTCCTGCCTCAAGGCCTTCTCAAATCTCTGCACCTTTTTTAACCCATCTGGAGTCATGTATTGGGTGAAACGAGACACTTCCACGAACTTGGCTGCATACTGTTGCACAGTCAAGTGTCCCTAAATTAAGTGCAGAAACTCCTTTGCTTTAACGTCCCAAATGGAGGCGGGGAAGTACCAATGATAGAAGATCTCCTTAAAACGACCCCAATTCAATGCTATGGGTattggcctctgctcctccagtagcTTCACCGCTAACCACCATCGCTTGGTCTCACCCGTCAACTTGAATGTGGCATAGAGAACTTTTTGCTCGTCAATGCAGCATAGTACTGCCAAAACCTTATCAATCTCTTGTACCAAATTCTTTGCATTAATTGGGTCGGCACTTCCTGAAAAAGCTGGGGGATTCATCCGAGTCAATTGCTCAATGGTGTAGCCCTGTTCAGCTATTAGGCAATCCCGTTCCCTGGAATTCCATGCAATTTtcgccataacctgttgagctacACTCCGCAGTACTTAATCAGAATCACGACCACCCATACTTGAAGCCCCCACATGACTACTACCTCCAGCATTTGCATTGTTATTTCCGttatccatcctgaaaataggacataAAACAATCTTAGAATTCTAATGTCCTAACATAACCTGTacatttatctaactaagaaGATAGTTTAATATCCATACTCTTAATATAAGCCTTAACACACGACACAGAtacaaaatcatcgatggtttgtaCTTGccacacaaaaccgtcgacagtttagCCCAAAAACCTTCACCTATCCCTTTTTCTCGTATACACTTAGCCATCTAAGGATCAAGTCTCAAATCACCACAGAAATTACTACCTATCCAACCAACTGACGCctcaagttccagtctctctgcACAAAAgcaaaatcatcaatggtttgccgtaaATTTCCTGAAGTCGTCGTCTCAAGAAAACCACAGAAGACCGTCAATGGATTCTTGCCTCCAGGTTGCGAAAGCAAAACCCCAAGATTCCACTTGAACTCCCAACAATGACTTACTAGATTCataatctacccatttcctactctcatcaagatttattcctatactctagtatttttatctgctaaagtctacagaacctagcaacctaggttctgataccaaactatgaagCCCTCTGAGAAACTCGACAAtaaatatgctctgataccaaactgtaaagCCCTGTGAAATTCTACGAtaaatatgctctgataccataatgtaacaaCCTGGTACCCATTGTAAGGTACTAGGTACACCTATCCATAAACTTATTTTACACAACACAGCGGAGCATAAACATATAAACTCCAAATACAATGTTAGAGTTCTACTATCActcaaaatacatacatacttcCCATAAGTCCATAAATGCATCCCTCAAAACACTAAGTATACCCATTTACATAACTGTGTCTCACAAAACTTACCCTGAACAAACTCTAATCAGCCCTGCCCTGAAGCACTCTAGGCCTGAtttctaggatttcctgaaatgttagaaATTATAAgagtaagacacatctcagtaagataaaataaattattatcagtgtgtggcaacatgagttttaatattccaaaaacacatccattaaataattaacaaaaCTGACAAAACATGTAAATCTATACTCATACTTATGTATTTATTTGAAAACACATATTTCCTTTTCAAAACATGTTGCATCATAATACATAATTCTCTGTAATAACTGAaacatcatatacatatatacatgagGAATTTTTCCTAGATGGACGATCAtatatcatcatgtaataaccctacatgatcgggttgtgtggcccaaaggcaagACTTAgtcatggttggcctaccactaggttaagtcaaatttaacatgtctatagtacgatttgcctaccacagtctggtccggacccaggggcggtcaacatctcttcGCAGGCCAAATCGACTTTCGTTACCAACACTCTTTCTAAGTAGTGTGGTTTCACTGACTATCATaatagctacagtatcgtgctctcaATCTGAGCCAGTCCACCAGGGTTCTACTACtatataataaatttcatataatttaactgtaacataatctcattttcatcATACTATATAAAATCTATCATGTTCTCAATTTATTTTGTGTgaaatcatatcatatcatatcatatcttgaCACATAGCCATATACAATCGGCACATAACTATCTGTAATCGGCACACAGCCATCTGTACTCAGCACACAACCGTCTATAATCAGCTCACAACCATTTGAAATAAGCACATAGCCATCTGTACTCGGCATAGAGCCTTCTATActcatatcataattccataatttttacaacattttctaaaatcagtatatactcatgccatgcaatttgggtgataattcataatttaataactgcctggaatatatatatatatatatatatatatatattgttaaaaattaaaagaatcatCATCTTTTAGGatttaatcaactcaatatacttgttttcccaaaaatatatacctATAATAATCATAATTCAAGATCACCATTTCCATATTCTAgaatatcaagaaaaacatatagaTTTATTTcctgtaatctcatattacaatttaatcggctAAACGtttaaaaatacctgacataatctattccccttacctcaaccctggagtggtgcctaagatcccCAAACAGCAAAACGGCCCCGATTAAACTATTAAGAATCGTCGCCGAGATCATGAAAGTACGtttgatcgtcaatttgactgaaatttaaagaaaaattgaagagagagagtgtgtgggtACGcaacctagagagagagtgagagagttttaatttttccaaaagaaatgAGCTAAATCCTATTTATAAACTACTGCCCCAgacaaaaccattgacggttttcttgaaaccgtcgacggtttggtttttaaccaaaccgatttttaccgttttacctttacTAAGCCTCGATAACtcgaaactgtcgatggttttcctgaggtcccccaaatcgttgacggtttggtcctgcaccaaaccgatttccctttttttcctttattattatttttctaggtGTTTACAATTATAATCTCCCAAATTAGGAATCCTCAAGGAATAGGATTCGAAGAGAGCAACCAACGGTTTATTCTAAGTTTGATCTTGAGTTAGGATATTGGCAGATTAAAATCAAAGAAGAAGCCAGTGATCTCACTGCCTTTACAACCACAGTAGGACAGTGTGAATGGATAGTTATGCCATTTAGATTAAAAAATGCTTTGAGGAATTTCCAAAGAAGAATGGACAAAGCATTTTATAGGTTGTCATAGTTTGTGGCAATCTATATCGATGATGCCCTTGTCTTCAACCGAAATCTATAAAAGCATTATAAGCATCTTAAGCAGGTTGTTGGGGTGTTTATAAAGGAAGGAATGGTTCTTTCAGAAAGAAAGAGCATATGGGCTAAATCCCATATTGATTTCCTTATTTTAAGAATTCAAGGAAGTCGAGAAGAGCTCCAATCGCACGTAGCAGAAAAGCTATTGTAGTTTCCAGATGAATTTGTAGATAGAAAGCAGTGCTAGAGCTTTTTGGGAGTTCTAAACTATGCAAGAAGGTTTATCCAAAATCTTGTAGAAAAATCATTTCCCATATAGGAAAAAGTTTCTAGTAAGAAAATATGAAAATGGGAGAAAGAAGATACTGAAGTAGTCAAAATCCTCAAAAGGGAGATCCAAAATCTACCTAAGTATTACCCATATGGGCCTGAATTGGAAATAATTCTAGAAACGGATGCATCCaatattgtaagaacccgaattgtgTTGTACgcgttaattatgtaaaagaggggtaaaaattgaattctgcagacttcatcgacgaggccataattccttgacgaaggtagaaggcttctcgtcgacgaaattcagaggttcttCGACAAGGAAAAGCCGAGAGGTTTGGAAGAATTTAAAcatcagggttcgtcgatgaaatcactgtctcgtcaacaaaatgcttgaagacctcgtcgacgaggacaccaattcgtcaacgaaatcccccgggtcaaaggtctttataaggatattttcagttgcttcttggctaagttttagttttcctctctctctctctctctctctctctctctctctctctctctctctctctctaggatttgaagctctctctctctctcccccctcgaTTGCTTCACTGTTTGTCACCGGAATCGTAAATCCAAAGTTACAGTgaggattagtgaaggattctctacatttctagcagATCGAAAGTCTGtttcgagcattttcgggtttcagGCTAATGATATTTTACCATAAAACAAAGAACCCAAAACAAGAAAAACGAcgacaaaatataataataataataataataataataataataataataataataataataataataataataatgacgagTATAAGCAAacttaattaaactccttaatgcacttaTATAAGAAAAATAGGGTTGTTCACGAGAAGCATAACCATTAACCATTGTTCATAAAATTATCAAACCAAATGACGAGTATAAGCACAAGTTTAGTTTCTACTAAAGGCAAATTAAGCAAGACAATCCCAGaattcaatagaaaaaaaaagtgGGGTTGAGTGAATTGGGGGTAGGGTTATCCACCGTCAGCTGAATTAAGAAACTcttaattttgaagaaaaaaaatatatataatgacaCCATCAGAGGCTCACAACTAGTCAGCTAGGTGTCTTATCCTTGTTTAGATAAAATCTAATCAATGTAAAAATAGAAGTACAGAACCTTGTTTACATAAAATctaataaatgtaaaaataaaatcatttgcATACTAAAACGATCTAGAAAATCTTCCCATAGaccaaacatgaaatttaaaAGGTCTACAGTGTCTACTTGGATTTGAGTTCAAGAGTCCAAAGttcataatattatattacagaccaatgtaAACAGTTtgtgcaaaataaaaaataaaaaacaaacataaaatataaattgtttcttaaaaattaaaataaaaaactaggaCTCCAATGCTTCATACATTAGCTGAGAAGTGACAGCTACAATTTCATGGCTTCTTGTATTAGAAACTCCCACTTTTTAGCTTCTTACATTGCAAATTACAAAGCACAATTTCTCTGCTTATTTCACCTGTAAGTCAGCAACAaaccaaaataatgataattgataGCATGTGATTTATATAACAAAACACTAAAGCATAATCTCAATATGAAAGTATGAAACCAAccctttgtctttctttgtttGTCTTATTCACCAATTGTGGACTCCAATGCAACCTTTGACAACTCTAAAAAATTATATAGAAGCACTCgtaagttgtaataattaatcatttaatgaacaaatgaaaatttttgacaatatataaatataatattaccttttctagattttcaaggtcATCTATGTCTTCTTCAACCTTAATTGGAGTATGTGAATTCCGCATCGAATCTTGTGTATAGATAAGAGCTTGAACAATTTTAGGAGTCAAAGAACTCTTAAAGGCATCGAgaacacgcccccccccccccccccgtgcTAAAAGCAGACTCTGAAGCAACTGTAGAGATGGGTACTGCTAAAACATCACGAACCATATGTGAAAGGACGGGAAACCTTTGACTATTTAATCTccaccactccaaaatatcaaagcCCTCCACGTCCTTTTCACAATCCTCCCCCAAATACCTATCCAACTCTGATTTATTATCTCCACCTCCAATTTGAGTCTTGTACTTTTGATacaaaactttgaactttcgttctACTGCTTCACCTTGACCAGTGGAGCAAGTCGAGCTTGAAGTTTTACTTCtgtttgattcttcatttttagattgtgaCAACTTTTTATACTCAGCAAACAATTCCATTGTTGTATCCTGAACCTTTTTCCCCACCAATAAACCTTTGTCACCTTCATACATAGTAGAAAGAGCGTATTGCACAAATCCCAACTTACGTCTAGGGTCAAGAACAGATGcaacaaaaatcaacatattcattTTGTCAATGTTTCCCTAGTGCTTGTTGTATTTATccttcattttcatgctcattaaaCTCAACTCCAGGTCATCACTATTTTCCCACTCTTTTAGAAGACAATCAATCTCACTAATTTCATCAAAAAAGGTATTACTTGTAACATACAAAGAATCTGAAACTCGTACAGTGAGTTCATAGAAGTGTTCcaaaaacatcacaaattttCTAACTTGTCCCCAATCAAAACTACTTGGTATGCCATCCCTAGTCTCAAGCTCAATTCTAAATGAAGGATCTTCATCCCTAAACCTTTCAAAAGCCATTTCATATCTTTGAGCTATGTCTAGCATCAGATAAGTAGAATTCCATTGAGTGCTAACATCTAGGCATAACATCTTTTTGCATTCTACTTTTTCTACTTCTGCGCAACGCTTGAAATTTTTCAACCTAGCAGGTGAATGCCTAACATATCTAACTGCGTCTCTAACACGAGCAACTGAATCCCCCATttctttcaaactatcttgcacaactaggttaattatatGTGCAATGCACCTCATGTGCAAGAATTTGCCTCCACAAATGTCTTTTctccaatttgaaacttttctttttatgtaGGCAATTGCAATGTCATTTGAACTTGCATTATATACAGTCATTGTAAACACATTATCAACTCCCCAGTCAAGCAAACACCTCTTAATGGCCATACCAATCTCTTTACCTTTATGACTATAAATTGGACAAAAATTAAGGATCTTTTTGTTCAATTTCCAATCATTATCTATAAAGTGTGCAGTCAAACACATATAATTGACCTTTTGCAAAGAAGTCCATGTATCAGTTGTGAAACTAACCCTTCGAGAGgaggttttcaaaaactttttcaactttaacctctcTTCTATGTAAAGGTCATAACAATCCTTAGAAATTGTCCATCTTGATGGAATTCGAAAACGAGGGCATGCAACTTTCATAAGATGTTTGAATCCcatattctctacaaatttaaaaGGCAATTCATCAACAGTAAGCATGTAAGATAATGCCTTTCGAATTGCCTCCTGGTCAAATTTCCAATTTGTAAGAGTTGCCTCTGAGCCCTCTGCATTTTTTAAGGTtggttgataatttaattgtgtctgttttgtttcttcaacgTGTGGATTTTGTGCACATCTAACCATATGATATCTGAGTATGCCCGTACCATTCTTTTTAGGATTAGCACAGTAatcaatatgacaataatgacACTTACCCTTAATTTCACCAGACTCCGTCACAAATTTAGTGAAGTGATCCCACACTTCAGATCTTGGTCCCATTCTCTTCCTAACTTTTTGATTAGATTGAGTAGGAGGATTAGTAGCACTTTCACTTGTCATATTGGGATTTAAAGGCTGATGTTGGGAATTAGCTTGCATCATTATTGCATCCTCCAAGTTTGGTACCCCCACCTCTATAGGCAAGTCATTGCTCATTTTCCCTTTAAtatctgaaaaataaaaataaaaaagaagggtAAAGCCCATCATAGAAGAGTACTAAtccaaattataaaaaaaaaaaaatactctgaTCACAACATAAAGCTTTCTTACCTTAAAAACTTTTACATAAAACAATATGCTTACCTATTGCATTCATATTCACAACTTAGCAAGTGGCAATCATATGCAGAAAGCTCAAAAAATGTGGTTCTGGGTTTCAATTATTAAAAATGCATGCAATGAGCACGCGTTGATCATTCCACTGAAATTTAATCGATGCATTTGTTGTGAATAGCATTTTAATGAATAAATTTGCATCACTTATTTCtggctaaaagaaaataaaattacaatacaacattttttaacaaaataaaatggaAGCAGACACTTGATAATGTTTCAATGGAATATGTTCTCATTGAACtttcaagatttaaaattttcaagcacTAAATAATGCATTCCAATAAAACTAACCAAGAACTAGGATAAATTTTCTCCAGATTTCACCTAATTTTCATGGCTCTAAGGTGGTGTTTGGGATCAtccattaaatattttgaagctgAATTCATTAATACACACAAAACAAAATTTGTTGAATAATCTTAACGTCCTAACTATTTACACTGAAACTGAAATACTCATCCTAAATGTAAAATCAACTTCAAAGACAAATCATATTTTCCATTCTTAACCTTCTAATAATTTCTATCggaaattaaaaatgaagcaTAAAAAATGTTGATAAATGCAAACCCAAAAACCGcacataaatataataacaaaagtggaagaagaagaagaagaagaagaagaagaagaagaagaagaggaggaggaggagaagaggaagagTTACTGCCACTGGGGTTCGGGTTTGCACGACGAGTTGGTGGCTAAGACTGAGAGTCTGAGACGCTAAGGACCGAGACGAGAGGCTCCATAGGTGGTCCAATGACTCCGATGCAGAGGCCGAAGAGCTGCGGCCTACGGGGGTGCGCCGTGCAGGGCAAATCGGCACTCGGCAGAGCATAGAGAAACTGAGGAACATAGGAAGTGAGaataaaccctaactctaatcccCAATGACCCAATCCGGCAATCCCCACTGCGAGTCTGTGTTTGTGAGTGTGGAGTGAAGTGAACGAACTACGAAGGCACCAAGCCTTTTTTTCCCCCCAGGCCCAGGCCCCAAGCCCCAAGCGGCCAATCTTGAGTCGCCCGccctattattaatatattataattatattaaaaatataaactattaataatttggttaatcggttaaccgatattTTTTTAACTGTTAActgaaccgaaaccgattaatcGAAAGTTTGTAGAATTTTAACTGACCCGACCGAACCAGATTTTTTACCCGAACCAAACCGGCCAATTTTGGCCGGTTAATCCGGTTAATTCGATTTTCATCGagttatgctcacccctagttttggggaccgtagagttcgtagttggaattcgagttaaggtaaggggattctgtttatataagtccattttcaaaatcaggatcggtaagcttgtaggctacgatcgtatgtatgttttggtaacttatttggagaaatctatcgggtaaattatgggatttttgggttatagtttttcaagaaaattggggatttcgggtatcatctctattttgtttagGAAACTGTTGGTTTTGTTTAagctgtattattgaggtgactgtaatccatatttgtataaattgtatacttgatattgtaaatgatatgatttgccataaaccaaataagcgtggtatgtatggatgtatgaatttgtttcaggtatttgtaaaacagctatgtggcggctaattaccatacgctgaaatatatagggacgtgagttccaaaatgattccaagttttgtgaaattagctagtggcgactaattaccgtatgccGAAATAGctatatggcggctaattaccgtacgctatgccatggatcggttaactaccgtaggcaagagtgtccaactctatatccgagggtgtgaaatatcaccagtctaattccggttggtcaccgaagtggtgtgagctatatgctacatcgtatgaagcaatggattcactattggtcCTAGGTCGTCACAGCATAGTTgggcatgtggcaatgtaatcgttgtgagactaggtgaccttgtgtagttgcgtatgtggcaatgtaatcacggTGGGCATGagtcgtcgcttcgtagttgcACGTGTGGTAAtttaatcgctgtgagactaggtgacctttgtgtagttgcgtatgaagcaatgtaatcactattgggcctcgatCGTCACAGTGTAGTTGCAtttgtagcaatgtaatcatggTGAGACGGGGTGACCTTGTGTAGCTGCGTACTAgcgtgacgacactaaccgtatgcatgtatgtatgtatgtatgtatgttgggtattgtatgaactagaatggttttctaaaaatactagaactgtatgtatttgtatgaaactgtacgaattgtttcaaactgtattgtatgtatagtgttatgaagtatgtaaaatgacaccggtatgccacacactgatataaactattttcttccttactgagaggtgtctcaccctgaatatatgtacaatgttttcaggGCCTTTAGGTAGCGGTAAGTAGTATCATAGCATTTGGGAGCAGGGGTGTCGTAgttactgctagtaccttttaggtacgagttttggtatccaggttgtcgagaTAGTTTTGTTGACACttgggtatgttttgtattatgggtatgttatcctagtttgtatagactctggtatgatattggGGTTGTATAAAAGACTGTATTCTGCTGTGTATTTTAATGAGTATggacgtatgtatgtatgtatgtaaatcgGGTATCCGTTCACCCCACAAGGTCGAACCCTCTTTtcatgttgtatcatgtatgttttaattgatatagagacaggttaggttactaaattcaccccagggtcccatttccgggtttggggcgtgacagtttggtatcagagctaaccaggttg
This genomic stretch from Malania oleifera isolate guangnan ecotype guangnan chromosome 3, ASM2987363v1, whole genome shotgun sequence harbors:
- the LOC131151232 gene encoding uncharacterized protein LOC131151232: MAKIAWNSRERDCLIAEQGYTIEQLTRMNPPAFSGSADPINAKNLVQEIDKVLAVLCCIDEQKVLYATFKLTGETKRWWLAVKLLEEQRPIPIALNWGRFKEIFYHWYFPASIWDYAAKFVEVSRFTQYMTPDGLKKVQRFEKALRQEIYEQVAVLQVQDFS
- the LOC131151233 gene encoding zinc finger BED domain-containing protein RICESLEEPER 2-like, translated to MNMLIFVASVLDPRRKLGFVQYALSTMYEGDKGLLVGKKVQDTTMELFAEYKKLSQSKNEESNRSKTSSSTCSTGQGEAVERKFKVLYQKYKTQIGGGDNKSELDRYLGEDCEKDVEGFDILEWWRLNSQRFPVLSHMVRDVLAVPISTVASEMDNGNNNANAGGSSHVGASSMGGRDSD